The Aphelocoma coerulescens isolate FSJ_1873_10779 chromosome 2, UR_Acoe_1.0, whole genome shotgun sequence genome contains a region encoding:
- the C2H18orf21 gene encoding UPF0711 protein C18orf21 homolog isoform X2, whose product MGRRRLLAAAERLAGVCPGQARFLLWMLRNSRANERGLERICPYCFQFLVPDSYRVRLKPKMKVTPQIEKVLKREAKNHKLNMKQTKLLRKYRESRSILLVTCKSCNKTTRHYGKSRDFLATKTQNCGTPGIKSSLKTPDVRIQSAKKMTPVSCSRLGSKGNSPSSLSRRRESGQATTNSASKTPRNSKFHFSKLKRMLDLEEKEKSQNADFKTFLTLL is encoded by the exons atggggcggcggcggctgctggcggcggcggagcggctgGCGGGGGTCTGCCCGGGACAGGCGCGATTCCTGCT GTGGATGCTCCGCAACTCCCGAG CTAATGAACGTGGATTAGAAAGAATATGTCCTTACTGCTTCCAGTTCCTGGTTCCTGACAGCTACCGGGTACGCCTCAAACCAAAGATGAAAGTGACTCCACAGATAGAGAAAGTTCTTAAACGAGAGGCAAAGAACCATAAACTTAACATGAAACAGACGAAGCTTTTGAGAAAGTACAGGGAGTCAAGAAGCATTCTG CTGGTTACTTGCAAATCTTGCAACAAAACAACAAGACATTATGGTAAAAGCAGAGATTTTCTGGCAACGAAAACACAAAATTGTGGCACTCCAGGTATCAAATCTAGCTTGAAGACACCAGATGTAAGAATTCAGTCTGCAAAGAAAATGACACCTGTAAGCTGCAGTAGGTTGGGATCTAAAGGGAACAGTCCCTCATCACTTTCCAG GAGACGTGAATCTGGACAGGCAACAACCAACTCTGCTTCCAAGACTCCCCGAAACTCCAAATTTCACTTCTCTAAGCTAAAACGGATGCTCGAcctagaagaaaaagagaaaagccagaATGCAGATTTCAAAACCTTCTTGACTTTACTTTAG
- the C2H18orf21 gene encoding UPF0711 protein C18orf21 homolog isoform X1 — translation MPTRPRPPLSPSPCAAPAGQRCGAPGRNGELARELGQVFLGGLGRGARVQFLVPDSYRVRLKPKMKVTPQIEKVLKREAKNHKLNMKQTKLLRKYRESRSILLVTCKSCNKTTRHYGKSRDFLATKTQNCGTPGIKSSLKTPDVRIQSAKKMTPVSCSRLGSKGNSPSSLSRRRESGQATTNSASKTPRNSKFHFSKLKRMLDLEEKEKSQNADFKTFLTLL, via the exons ATGCCGACTCGCCCTCGTCCTCcgctctccccttccccctgcGCTGCCCCTGCAGGGCAGCGCTGCGGGGCTCCCGGCAGGAATGGCGAGCTCGCcagggagctgggccaggtgttCCTCGGGGGATTAGGGAGAGGCGCCCGAGTCCAG TTCCTGGTTCCTGACAGCTACCGGGTACGCCTCAAACCAAAGATGAAAGTGACTCCACAGATAGAGAAAGTTCTTAAACGAGAGGCAAAGAACCATAAACTTAACATGAAACAGACGAAGCTTTTGAGAAAGTACAGGGAGTCAAGAAGCATTCTG CTGGTTACTTGCAAATCTTGCAACAAAACAACAAGACATTATGGTAAAAGCAGAGATTTTCTGGCAACGAAAACACAAAATTGTGGCACTCCAGGTATCAAATCTAGCTTGAAGACACCAGATGTAAGAATTCAGTCTGCAAAGAAAATGACACCTGTAAGCTGCAGTAGGTTGGGATCTAAAGGGAACAGTCCCTCATCACTTTCCAG GAGACGTGAATCTGGACAGGCAACAACCAACTCTGCTTCCAAGACTCCCCGAAACTCCAAATTTCACTTCTCTAAGCTAAAACGGATGCTCGAcctagaagaaaaagagaaaagccagaATGCAGATTTCAAAACCTTCTTGACTTTACTTTAG